In Ignavibacteria bacterium, the sequence CGTCAATTCACATAAGCAGGGCTAACTCGAATTTTGTTGTAGCAGCATGGCGTGATTTCAGGCTGGGTTATATTGAACCAAATATAGTAAGAAGAATAGGCTATTCATATTCAACCAATGGCGGTTTAAGCTGGGCTGCGCCTCAGCTACTGCCGGACCCCAACCCGAACCATACTTCGCAAAGTGACCCGGTAATTACAAGCGATGCACAGGGCAATTTTTATATTTCAAGCACATCCAGGCAGCCGGTTGCCAATTATAACCGTGATATGCTGCTTTATAAATCAACAAATAACGGCCAGACATTTTTTCTACATTCGATAGCAGTTCCGGGTTCAGGCGGTGCCGGCGAAGATAAAGAATGGATCTTCTGTGACCCGGTAACAACAAATTCAACTTATAATAATATATTTATTTCGTGGACAAGCTTCGGGCCTTCACCCGGTATACGTTTCCGTAAGTCAACAAACGGGGGACTTAACTGGTCAGCTACAGTAAATGTTGGCGATAATACTGCGGGGCAGGGCTCAAATATCTGTTCAGGCACAAACAACCAGATCTATATGGTGTGGGACCAGGGAGGAGTTAGGTTTGACAGGTCAACAAACGGGGGAACCAGCTTCGGCACAGATCTGCAGCTCAGCAATGTAAACAGTACCAACGGGTTCCCGTATATAACATGCGACTATTCAAACAATTCAACCCGCGGAAATGTTTATGTTGTTTGGGATGATATGCGGGGCGGAAATAGTGATGTTTACTTCCAGCGTTCAACCAATGGCGGAATTAACTGGCTGGCATCACCGGTTAGAATAAACGATGTAACTACAAATAACCAATACTGGCCTATGATCAAATGTGATAATAACGGGAATTTATTTGTTATATATTACGATACACGCACCGGAACATCTTCTATTAATGCTTATGTTGCGTATTCAACAGATGCCGGCAATACATGGGTAAACACCCTGATGAGCGATTCTTCTTTCACGCAGCAGCAGCCAAACAGCGATGTCAGATTCGGGGATTATATTGGAATAGATGCATATGACGGAAAGGTTATTCCTGTATGGACAGATCAGCGAAAAGGGTACCCTGACCAGGAAATATATACCGCAAATCTTTCAGGGTTAATATTTGTATCACCGGTAAGCACTGAGATCCCTGTTAGATATGAACTATATCAAAACTATCCAAACCCGTTTAACCCCGTTACAAAGATAAGGTTCGATCTGCCGGCAAGTGCATTTACTAAGATAGTAATTTTTGATGCACTGGGCAGAGAGGTCAAAACAGTTTTCAGCCAAAACTTATCTGCAGGAAAATATGAAACTGAGTACAATGGCTCAAATCTTTCAAGCGGTATCTATTTTTACACCATTACTTCAGGTGACTTTATAGAAACTAAAAAAATGTTAATAATTAAATAATAATTCCTGTATGAAGACAAGGCTTTCGGTTATAATAATAACTGTCATTTTGTTTATTGCGTTTTCACGCTTCAGTATTTTTACTACGGGTGAGCTTGCCCCCGTTGAAAAATACAGTACTGTAAAAGTATTTGTACACTCAGCTGAAGATTTAAAAAGGCTTCAGCAAAATGATATTACCGTTGAACATTTTCATGGTAACTATACTGAAGGAATTTCACTGGTAATAAATCAGCTTGAAATCGAAAGGCTTAAAAGCACAGGTATTCAATATTCAGTTGAAATACCTGATATGGACCAGTATTACAAAAACAGGCCTCTGCCAACTCAACAGGAAATGAATGCTGCGGGTCTGGTTATGCAGAATGATAATATCAGAGGGTTCAGTTATGGAAGCATGGGCGGTTATTATACCTACACAGAAGTTGTGCAAAAGCTGGACTCAATGAGGCTGCAATATCCAACCCTGATAACAGCAAAGCAGAACAGGGGAACGACAGAAGAAGGCAGAACCATATGGTCTGTTAAGATATCAGATAATGCTGATGTAAATGAATCAGGTACAGAGCCGGCAATTTATTTTGATGCGCTGCATCATGCCCGCGAACCGCAGGCTATGGCAGGTACTGTATATTTTATGTACTGGCTGCTTGATAACTATAATACCAACCCTGAAGCTAAATATTTGGTGGATAACAGGGAAATATATTTTGTACCTGTAGTAAATCCGGATGGATATGTAAGGAACCAAACCACTAACCCAAACGGAGGCGGAAACTGGCGTAAGAACAGGAAAAATAACGGCAACGGATGCTTTGGCGTTGACCTCAACCGAAATTACAACTACGGCTGGGGATTCAACAGCGGCTCAAGCAGCGACCCGTGTTCTGATACTTACCGCGGGCCATCTGCCGGCAGTGAACCCGAAACACAGGCTATAAAAAATCTGGTTACTGCAATTCAGCCAAAGATATCGTTTTCAGTTCATTCAGAAGCCGGAAGGTACCTGAACCCGTATGGTTACAATGATAGTACTGTTGCTTACGAGATCTATTCTGATTTCAGCGGAGATTTTGCATCAGAAAATAATTTTACATATGGTACGGTTATTGAAATGCTTGATTATTATTCAAGCGGTACAACCCGTGACTGGCTGCATTCCATAGGATGTTATGCGTGGACACCGGAAGTTGGCGGCGGAAGCTTCTGGCCTTCTCAGGCGCAGATCATTCCCGCAGCAAATGAGATGCTGCCAAGCTATAAATATCTAGCATGGGTAGGCGGCGCTTATGCAAAGTTCCAGAACTACACAATTACAGGAAACGGCTATGTTGAAAGAAATGATACTCTAAGGCTGAATATTGGAATCCGCAATAAAGGACTTTCTCTTCCTGCAAACAGTGTTACAGTATCAGTATCAACTTCATATCCCAATATTACAGCTATAAATTCATCGCATAATTACGGAAATATAAATCCGCGCCAGGTAAAATATAATTCAGTACCGATTTCATTCAGGCTTACTAATTCAGCAGCCTATATGGATGAGATCAAGCTTATCGTTAGCACAAAGCAGGAAAATGTTGAAACATCACTTGATACTATTTCTGTGATAGTTGGCAGGGGTAATATTTTAATGAGCGATAATTCCGAAAGCGGAACTTCACGCTGGACAAAAAGCGGAAACCAGACACAGTGGGATACAACATTTGTAAGCTACTGGAGCGAAAGCCATTCATTTGCTGATTCACGTTACGGAAATTCAAAGAACAGCACAAATAATTATTTTACTTTGAATGATACTATTAACCTTATCGGCGCTGTTAATCCAAGGGTGGAATTTATGGCTAAATGGGCAACTGAGACTTCCTTTGATTATACAAGAATTCAGGTCAGTACAAATTTCGGAAGTACATGGACTAATCTTGCCGGAAGATATACAGCAACAGTAAGCGGGCAGCCTTCCTACCATGGGGTACAGCCGTGGATATATGAACGTATTTCACTAAATCCATACATCGGCCAGCGTGTTAAGCTCCGTTTCAATTATGTTACAGATGGCGGCGTGCCCGGTGACGGTTTCTATTTTGATAACTTCAGGGTAGTTAATTATACTGATGGTCCGGGTGTAGGTATTTCACAAAACGGAAGCGAAATTCCGCTTAGCTATGCACTGTACCAGAATTTCCCCAACCCGTTCAATCCTGCTACGAAAATTAATTTCAACCTGCCGCGCTCTGCTTTTGTAAGTATCAAACTGTTTGATATACTTGGCAGAGAAGTAAAAAACCTGGTAAATAGTAATATGGATGCCGGTAAATATACCATTGATCTCAATGCATCAGAACTTGCCGGTGGTGTGTATTTCTATAGAATAGAAACCTCAGAATTTTCTGATACAAAAAAATTGATGCTGATCAAATAAAATTTTTAAATTAGTGTTTTTTATAAAGCAATCTCAATCTGGGGATTGCTTTTTTTTTGATATATGGTGATATTGCAAGCTATTATTTAATATTACGGAGGCTGAAATGTTAAAAGTATTACTGTTTTTTATATCATTTACTTTATTGATATCTTACACCTGCTCACAATGGAATTATGGTACACCTTTTTCAACATCGCCGCAGCAATCAACCTGGCAGCAGGTAGTAAGTAAAGTACAAACTGCCGGGAATACTATATTAGACAGCCTTTCAGCGCCTTACCCCACAAATGCATGGTTCAACCTGTTCTTTCTGCACGGCACAGCCTATCCGAATCCCCAGGGAAACATCGGACAAAATGACAGCTGGGTATACCCGTATAATCTTGGCTCAGGCTTTAACTATGGCGGTTACTCAAACCAAAGGGCATTATTAAGCATTAATTATAAACCGTTCGGTGTTACAACCACGGGCGGCAGCTTTCCGACTGTTAACTGGGATAATGGCTCAGTTTTATTCATGGGAACAACAAACCCCGCAAATTTTACACCGGTTATCAGAAATGACTATACGGATCTTTCCGCTACAATAAAATATTACAATACCGCTAATGTTAATCAATATTATTATGCCCCAATTGTACGCGGTATGCCGTATGTAACTATGTTCTATAATAATGTTACACCGGGAATTTATTTCCCTTCACCGGCAATATGGAAAGTTAATGATGTTATTGTTGCTGCAAACCAGACTTTTACCGGAACTGAATTTAAGGTGCAGACAACTACAGGTGCTCCCGAGCCCCTGCGTTCACAAACCTGGATGATATTCAGCTCTCAGTCAATTACTCTTCAGTTCAGCCAGAATCCACAAACCCTTGGATTGATCGGTACGGCGCCGCTTACCGGGTGGATAAGGGTGGCAAACTTAACGTATGATAACGATCCGAACGCTGCCGATGTGCCTAACAGGCTTAATCTGCTTAGAGCTTACGCAAAATTTATTCCCATAAAGGGAGAAGTAGGAGCTAGCATTCCAAGCGGAAGCAGCACTGCTGCTTTGAATTTCAATTTTACCCGCTATAATGAAGGATCGCTCACAGGTGATTCATTATTAATGATGGCACTCCCGCATCATGTTGATATGCTCCCGGGCGGAAGTACAACAAATCTTCTGAAGTACCAGGTATTAAAAGGTACAATGAGCGAGGTAAAAACCAAAACCTGGCAAATGACAGAACAGCTACCGGGTTATTCATGGAGCCCAAGGTCAGGCGGTCTCGCAAACGTTCCGCTCCAGTGGTGCGATACACTTAACCGTTATGTAACAAATGACCTGGTTAACTTTAACAGGCAGTACCAGTGGATGGATATATACAGCGCTGCAAAATGTATAGGCAAGCTTGGAAGGATAGTCCAGATTGCAGATGAGCTTTATGATAGGGACCAGACAAGGTATGCTGCTATGCAGCCGCTTGCGGTCAGAATGCGTGATTCATTGCAGATCTATTTAGGCAGATGGCTAAACGGAAACAGTTCAATTTTTTATAACGGTATTCCGTATCAAAAGGATTCATTATTATACGATACAAAATTCCGGGGAATAATCTCAAGCCGTTCACATGATTCACTTAACCTGAATAACGGAATAGATTTTGGCAGCGCATTATATAATGATCATCATTTCCATTATGGTTACCTTCTGTATGCCGCTGCTGTTGTTGCCAAAAAGAATCCTGCATGGTTTACAGCAAATGGTAATTATTATTCAAACCGTGTAACTGATCTTGCGCGTGAAATAGCCAATCCAAGCCGTGGAGATAATTACTTCGCGCTGCAGCGGTATAAAGACTGGTATGACGGGCACTCATGGGCTAACGGCCTTGTACCATACGGCGGCGGAAAGAACCAGGAAAGCTCCAGCGAAGCTGCCAATGCATGGTATGGCTTATATCTGTTCGGTCTGGCTATGAATAACGCTTCGCCAAACGCACAATACAGCAACATGCTGAACCAGGGACAGCTTATGCTTTCACAGGAAGTGAGATCAGTGCAGAAATATTACTACGCAAATCAAACAAACCCTGTGTATCCGGCAGTATATACAAACCAGTTCAAAACCGTTACAAATATGTACCAGGGGAGAATTGATGCAAGCACTTTCTTTGGCTCGGTAAATTATTATGCCACGGGAATACAGGTTGTACCTGTAACACCTGTAACTGAACAGTTCTGGAGCAATATTGCATTTGCCAAACAGATCTATGATTACACGCCTAACGGTCTGCGTTATACGCCTTGTTTTGATTCCACCAACACCAATACAACAGTGTGGAACTGGACTACTATCAATGTAGGGGTTCAAGCTACAGCTTACCCGCAAACCGCGCTGAATTTCTGGAAGTTTTACGGTTATAACAACGCTAATTTTGATAACGGCTCAAGCCAGTCAAATGTTATGTACTGGATCTTAACAAGAAATCACAATGCAATCGGTATCAGTTCAATTTCTAACGAAGTTCCGGCTAAGTATAATCTTTATCAAAGCTATCCTAACCCGTTTAACCCGGTTACTAACATTAAGTTTGATATAAGCAAAGCAAGCGCTGTTAAGCTTGAAATTTATGATGTCACAGGAAGAAAAGTTGATGAACTTGTAAACGGTCAGCTAAATGCCGGAACATATAATGCTGAGTGGAATGCTTCCCGCTTTTCAAGCGGTGTTTACTTCTATACTCTTTCATCCGGTGATTTTGTTCAAACCAAAAAAATGATATTAGTAAAATAATTTAAACTTTTTACCCGGCAGCTTCTGCTGCCGGGTTTATATTTACAGGATCACTATGAAATTTATTGTAAGAGCAGCATTTTTATTTGTAATTTGTTCAGCTAATCTTTTCTCACAGGGCGACCCTTTCAAAAATGCAATTGATTCACTTTTCAAGGTACATTACAGTGATACAACAGTGGGAGTATCGATAGGTGTAGTTTTTTATAATCCTGCAACTAATGAATATTTAAGAAGGC encodes:
- a CDS encoding T9SS type A sorting domain-containing protein translates to MKISILIVLLFLCINSINSQPQNIEAEAKEPGNISESYNFNGNYNNSVFLNFNLSQNSNPQNEPSIHISRANSNFVVAAWRDFRLGYIEPNIVRRIGYSYSTNGGLSWAAPQLLPDPNPNHTSQSDPVITSDAQGNFYISSTSRQPVANYNRDMLLYKSTNNGQTFFLHSIAVPGSGGAGEDKEWIFCDPVTTNSTYNNIFISWTSFGPSPGIRFRKSTNGGLNWSATVNVGDNTAGQGSNICSGTNNQIYMVWDQGGVRFDRSTNGGTSFGTDLQLSNVNSTNGFPYITCDYSNNSTRGNVYVVWDDMRGGNSDVYFQRSTNGGINWLASPVRINDVTTNNQYWPMIKCDNNGNLFVIYYDTRTGTSSINAYVAYSTDAGNTWVNTLMSDSSFTQQQPNSDVRFGDYIGIDAYDGKVIPVWTDQRKGYPDQEIYTANLSGLIFVSPVSTEIPVRYELYQNYPNPFNPVTKIRFDLPASAFTKIVIFDALGREVKTVFSQNLSAGKYETEYNGSNLSSGIYFYTITSGDFIETKKMLIIK
- a CDS encoding immune inhibitor A; amino-acid sequence: MKTRLSVIIITVILFIAFSRFSIFTTGELAPVEKYSTVKVFVHSAEDLKRLQQNDITVEHFHGNYTEGISLVINQLEIERLKSTGIQYSVEIPDMDQYYKNRPLPTQQEMNAAGLVMQNDNIRGFSYGSMGGYYTYTEVVQKLDSMRLQYPTLITAKQNRGTTEEGRTIWSVKISDNADVNESGTEPAIYFDALHHAREPQAMAGTVYFMYWLLDNYNTNPEAKYLVDNREIYFVPVVNPDGYVRNQTTNPNGGGNWRKNRKNNGNGCFGVDLNRNYNYGWGFNSGSSSDPCSDTYRGPSAGSEPETQAIKNLVTAIQPKISFSVHSEAGRYLNPYGYNDSTVAYEIYSDFSGDFASENNFTYGTVIEMLDYYSSGTTRDWLHSIGCYAWTPEVGGGSFWPSQAQIIPAANEMLPSYKYLAWVGGAYAKFQNYTITGNGYVERNDTLRLNIGIRNKGLSLPANSVTVSVSTSYPNITAINSSHNYGNINPRQVKYNSVPISFRLTNSAAYMDEIKLIVSTKQENVETSLDTISVIVGRGNILMSDNSESGTSRWTKSGNQTQWDTTFVSYWSESHSFADSRYGNSKNSTNNYFTLNDTINLIGAVNPRVEFMAKWATETSFDYTRIQVSTNFGSTWTNLAGRYTATVSGQPSYHGVQPWIYERISLNPYIGQRVKLRFNYVTDGGVPGDGFYFDNFRVVNYTDGPGVGISQNGSEIPLSYALYQNFPNPFNPATKINFNLPRSAFVSIKLFDILGREVKNLVNSNMDAGKYTIDLNASELAGGVYFYRIETSEFSDTKKLMLIK
- a CDS encoding T9SS type A sorting domain-containing protein translates to MLKVLLFFISFTLLISYTCSQWNYGTPFSTSPQQSTWQQVVSKVQTAGNTILDSLSAPYPTNAWFNLFFLHGTAYPNPQGNIGQNDSWVYPYNLGSGFNYGGYSNQRALLSINYKPFGVTTTGGSFPTVNWDNGSVLFMGTTNPANFTPVIRNDYTDLSATIKYYNTANVNQYYYAPIVRGMPYVTMFYNNVTPGIYFPSPAIWKVNDVIVAANQTFTGTEFKVQTTTGAPEPLRSQTWMIFSSQSITLQFSQNPQTLGLIGTAPLTGWIRVANLTYDNDPNAADVPNRLNLLRAYAKFIPIKGEVGASIPSGSSTAALNFNFTRYNEGSLTGDSLLMMALPHHVDMLPGGSTTNLLKYQVLKGTMSEVKTKTWQMTEQLPGYSWSPRSGGLANVPLQWCDTLNRYVTNDLVNFNRQYQWMDIYSAAKCIGKLGRIVQIADELYDRDQTRYAAMQPLAVRMRDSLQIYLGRWLNGNSSIFYNGIPYQKDSLLYDTKFRGIISSRSHDSLNLNNGIDFGSALYNDHHFHYGYLLYAAAVVAKKNPAWFTANGNYYSNRVTDLAREIANPSRGDNYFALQRYKDWYDGHSWANGLVPYGGGKNQESSSEAANAWYGLYLFGLAMNNASPNAQYSNMLNQGQLMLSQEVRSVQKYYYANQTNPVYPAVYTNQFKTVTNMYQGRIDASTFFGSVNYYATGIQVVPVTPVTEQFWSNIAFAKQIYDYTPNGLRYTPCFDSTNTNTTVWNWTTINVGVQATAYPQTALNFWKFYGYNNANFDNGSSQSNVMYWILTRNHNAIGISSISNEVPAKYNLYQSYPNPFNPVTNIKFDISKASAVKLEIYDVTGRKVDELVNGQLNAGTYNAEWNASRFSSGVYFYTLSSGDFVQTKKMILVK